The Acidianus manzaensis genome has a window encoding:
- a CDS encoding DUF2208 domain-containing protein, whose amino-acid sequence MSARGYNPYNWKMITLTQVWLIVISVVLTYFPKYYIEAFIAYFVIIMAISFSMMYKTNPMFRDRKLLYEIMNSRTLYEEKDVTKLMMADKEYQKQYTDMIKKNFSMMGIYLVYIIVLIILYGHIISYADSNPDLYMRLAIYLVYFEALYGVGIFMYRKVLRPTSMLTTMAPPNYKINEKGIVSGKGTSIFLHAKYLLDSEITVNKENHYVEIDSTKKNLPYKIRLYSNDIDKVLDYIERIKKLELKRQTSSQQ is encoded by the coding sequence ATGTCAGCGAGAGGGTATAATCCATATAACTGGAAAATGATAACGTTAACACAAGTATGGTTGATTGTAATTTCAGTAGTATTAACATATTTTCCAAAATATTATATTGAAGCATTTATAGCATATTTTGTAATAATAATGGCTATATCTTTTTCTATGATGTATAAAACAAATCCTATGTTTAGAGATAGAAAATTACTTTACGAAATAATGAATTCTAGAACATTATATGAAGAAAAAGATGTTACAAAATTGATGATGGCAGATAAAGAATATCAAAAGCAATATACTGATATGATAAAGAAGAATTTTAGTATGATGGGTATTTACTTAGTTTACATTATTGTATTAATTATACTTTATGGACATATAATATCATATGCTGATTCTAATCCAGATTTATACATGAGATTAGCAATATACCTAGTGTATTTTGAGGCACTATATGGAGTAGGTATTTTCATGTATAGAAAAGTGTTAAGACCAACTTCCATGTTAACAACTATGGCTCCACCTAATTATAAGATAAATGAAAAAGGTATAGTTAGTGGTAAAGGAACATCGATATTTCTTCACGCAAAATATTTATTAGATTCTGAAATCACTGTAAACAAAGAAAATCATTATGTAGAGATAGATTCTACAAAAAAGAATTTACCATATAAAATAAGGTTATATAGTAACGATATTGATAAAGTATTGGATTATATAGAAAGAATAAAGAAGCTTGAGCTCAAAAGACAGACTTCTTCTCAACAATAG